The genomic window TCGGGTCTTTTGGGGTCGGAGGCTGTTACATTGTAAATTTCTTGAATGCTGACCATTAGTTAAAATCCTCTATATTTTTACTTAAAGTGATGCAACAGGTTGTTTTACGGGCGCGATCGCACTTTTTAATTCTTGACACAGTTTTTCTACGGCTTGCAATCCCTCTGTTGGCGTTCCGGTTTCTAACGCTCTAACAAAAGCACTACCAACAATTACCGCGTCTGCGCCCCATTCCATTACTTGCTTTGCTTGTTCGGGTTTAGAAATACCAAAACCAACGCCAATTGGCTTATCTGTAACTTCGCGCATTTCCACCAATAAATCTTTGACTCGGCTTTGGATTTGACTTCGCATTCCCGTTACTCCAGTAACACTAACTAAATAAATAAAGCCTTGAGATTTAGCTGAGATTGCTTTAATTCTAGTTTCCGAACTTGTCGGCGCAACTAACAAAATTACTTCAATTCCCACTTTAGCCGCAGCTTCTAATAACTCGTCTGCTTCTTCTAAAGGTAAATCTGGTACTACTAAACCTTTAACCCCCACTTTAGCGATTTGCTCTAAAAATGGTTTAATTCCCCGGTTCAAAATTGGGTTGTAGTAAGTAAATAAAATAATTGGCGCTTGAATTTCGGGGCTAACTTTGGCAACTATTTCTAGTACCTGTTCTAATTTTGTACCTTTGTGCAGAGCGCGAGTGGCGGCGGCTTGAATTACTGGGCCATCGGCTAAAGGGTCGGAATAGGGAACACCTAATTCAATTAAGTCTGCACCGTTACGATCTAGCACCTTTAAAGCTGCGGCGGTGGTTTCTAAATCTGGATCTCCTGCTGTAATAAAGGGAATTAAAGCGCATTGTTTAGCTTGGCGTAAAGTTTTGAGGCGTTGGGAAATAGCATTCATGGTCATAATTTACCTAAAAAGTAAGAAGTAATTAGAAATTACAAGACTTACGAACCTTCCTTTTCACAAACTTGATTGCTCAGAGACAAGACCCTTTTGCAGGGGGTTTGGGGGAGGCAACTCGTCCCCCAATGGGGGGTTTGGGGGGCAGACCCCCCAAGTCCTGGTTTTTCTTAAATAAATTTGTTAGCTTGTTTTATTGTCCAACAAACTCCGCACCGCTTGTTCAACATCGGGTTGTTTGATCAAAGATTCACCTACTAATACACTCCGAACCCCAGCAGAGGCGACAAAAGCCAAATCTGCGGACGAATACAAACCAGATTCACTAACAACAGTTAGACCTAAGCTTGTCAAAGGCTGGGATCTTTCTTGCATTAGCTGGCTAGTTGTTGCCAAATCAACGTTAAAGGTTTCCAAGTTTCGGTTGTTTATTCCCATTAAACGCAAATCAGCAAGCTTTAAAACGCGATCGCATTCGGCTAGTGTATGCACTTCTACTAAGGCATTCATCCCCAATGAATGAATTAAGTACAAAAATTCTTGCAGCTTTTGGTCGCTTAAAATAGCTGCAATCAAAAGCACCGCATCCGCGCCCGCTACTCGCGCTTTATAAATTTGATATGGGTGGATAACAAATTCTTTGCACAATAGCGGGACTGCTACAGTAGGGCGGATGTTTTGCAGATTTTCAAAGCTACCTTGAAAAAATTTGCTATCAGTAAGCACCGATAAACAAGCTGCGCCGCCACGCACATAACCTGTGGCAATTTCTACCGGATCGAAGTCTTGGCGAATTATGCCTTTACTTGGAGATGCTTTTTTTACTTCCGCAATTAAGCTGGGGTAGTTGGGACTATTTTGTAAAGCATGGAGAAAGTCGCGCACCGGAGGGGCAGCTTTTAACTGACGTTGCAAATCTCCGAGCGTCAACTGCTGGCGCATTTGGGCTATTTCTTGCTCTTTGTGTTGAACAATTTGGGCGAGAATCTGGCGTGGATTTATCTGCGTCGCAGTCACTTCATAACTCCTGTGGGATTGGCGAATAAAGGAAATAAACGGTGTGTTTTAAGAAGAATTTTTTAATTGGGCAGGGGCGCATATTCTAGGAATTGGAAAACACTATACCGTTTAATACTTGGTGTTGTGGAGGTCTGTCTTTGGCGTAAGTGCAAACAATATTGGCAATAATTGCTAATCCAACTTCTCCAGCTAGACTCATAATTGATTCTGGATGAAACTGTACCGCCGCAATGGGTAAGGTTTGGTGTTCAATGCCCATAATTACGTCGTCATGGGAGATTGCGGTTACTTTTAGTTCTGGGGGAAGTTTTTGCGGTAAAGCAAATAAAGAGTGGTATCTACCTACTTCAAAAGATTCTGGTAAACCTTGAAATGTCCCAGAGTCTGGATCTGTGACTATAATCCGCGATGATTTGCCATGTTGAGGATAATCTAAAACTCCCAATTCACCGCCGAAAGCTTCCACAATTCCTTGCAAACCCAAACAAACCCCAAAAATTGGCAATTGCCGACGAACGCAAGCTTTTACAGTATCTGGTACGCCAAAATCATCAGGTCTACCAGGACCCGGAGATAAGACAACTAAATCGGGATCTTCGTCGTCCAAAACTGACTCAGCAAAACCATGACGTAAGGTAGTTACTGTTGCCCCAGTTTGACGCAGGTAATTAGCTAAGGTGTGAACAAACGAGTCTTCGTAGTCAATTAATAAAACACGCTTGGTTTTTCCCTGAACCCCAGGATCGCTAATACTTACATATTCATTGTTAGGTAAGCTGCTGTTGGGGATAATCTTGGCGCGGCTAATTGTCTCAAATAAGGCGGCGGCTTTGGTTCTGGTTTCTTGTTCCTCTGCTTCGGCTATAGAATCATAAAGCACCGTAGCCCCGGCTCTAACTTCCGCGATGGAGTCTTTTAGTCTAATTGTGCGCAAAATTAAACCTGTATTCAAGTCGCCATTAAATGTCAAACAGCCTACCGCCCCACCGTACCACCGCCGGACGCTATGCTCGTGCTGTTCTAAAAATTGCATTGCTGCTCGTTTTGGTGCGCCGGTAACCGTCACTGCCCAAGTGTGGGTCAAAAAAGCATCTAAAGCATCAAATTCCGGTCTTAGTAAGCCTTCTACGTGGTCTACCGTGTGAATTAAGTGGCTATATAGTTCAATTTGTCGTCGTCCAATTACTCGTACTGAACCTGGTTCGCAAATTCTTGATTTGTCGTTGCGGTCTACATCCGTACACATGGTTAATTCGGCTGCGTCTTTGCCAGAGTTGAGTAAGATCAAAATTTGATCGGCATCATCGATCGCATTTTGTCCCCGGCTAATTGTGCCGCTAATCGGGCAAGTTTCAATTCTTTTTCCTTCTACTCTGACAAACATTTCTGGCGATGCGCCAATTAAATACTCTCCCCCCAAGTTAAATATAAAACCGTAAGGGCTAGGATTGATTTGCTGTAATGTTTGAAATAACTTACTGGGTGCTTCTTCACAAGCGGCGTAGAAGTTTTGACTAGGGACAACTTCAAACAAATCGCCTCGGCGAAAGTATTCTAAGGCTGTATGCACTTTGCTTGCATATTCGCCGGGTGCGTGATCGACGTTGCGCTCTACGATCGCGCGACTTCCTCTATAATCAATTGCTTCCCCTAATCTTGGCAACCCTGTTGTATTTCCGTACTGGGTTTCAAATTCGTACTGCAATAGATAAGCACTTTGCAAGTAGTAATCAACTATTACTAATTCATCGGGCAAATACAGAACTAAATCGCGCTGATCTTCTGGTCTAGTTTGGGTTTTGGGTACAGACTCAAATTGATAAACTAAGTCGTAACCAAACGCGCCGTATAGCCCCAAATGTTCGTCTTCGTGACTATAAAAAGCATGGAGAATTTCGCGGACAATGCTAAAAGCAGATGGTTGTCTGCTACGTTCTTCTTCAGCAAATAAGCGATCGCTTTGTACAATTGAACCTGCAATACAATTTGCGTCTACAGTAATAGTTTCAAGTTGGGACTTTTTGGTTAATTTCTCCGCTAAAAAAGCAATTAGAATTTTACCGCGTTTGTTTAGAGCTTTAATTGTAAAATTGCGATCACACGTACTTAATTCCAAGGGTGGGTTTACAAATCCCATCGCCCATCTTTTGTATCTTCCTGGATATTCGTAACTACTACCTAATAAGCCTCCTCTTTGAGAGTTGAGACTCCATAAAATATCTTCTAAAGCTGTCTCTAGCGCTACTTCAGTAGCTTTGCGCGATACATTAATGCCGCTTTTGGTTGTATAGCAGTGGGAGTCAAACATCATAGAAATTTTCTCACAGATTTACTGCTTAAAGGTATTGGCAATTACTTTTTTATAAAAATGCTGACAAAAAACGCAATTTACATAAATATTTTGTTCGTAATTATAATTTAATGACGATAACTAATTTGTTTTGCAGTCTTTTTGCAAGAGATCGGCTATAAAGTAGTTGCTCTCTTTGCCAGAATAATTGTTATCAATAAAGATTAACAATGAATTTTCTTTTGATTGACTTGCCAATTACTTTGATATTGAAAATTTAATCCTCTATCAAAGAATACAAAAAATAAAAACTGATTTTACATCTTTCTTTAGAGATATCTTAGTAAGAATAAATTAGTTTATAAGCTAGAAAAAATGCGATCGCACTTAATTATTTATTCGGTAAGATGCCGGATAAGTAACTTACATACATCGGTGGCAGCAATAGTATTTACATCTAACAAATTAGACTTTTGAGTAATAAATATTGGCTGATCTTGAGGGGAAACATTAATAGCACCATGAGAACCACGTACTAAATTAGCATCCATTGGTATAACATCCATTAAGTAGCGAAAACCTAGCTTTTTTTGTAATAGTTTTAAACCAACTTTAAGTTGAGGAACTTTGATTTGTGGATCGATAAATAATTCCACCGGATCGTAGCCTGGTTTGCGGTGAATATCGACAGTAGAGGCAAAATCAGGAGCGCAAGCGTCATCTAACCAATAATAATAAGTAAACCAACTATTTGAAGATGCGATCGCTACCAATTCTCCAGAACGAAAATGATTGAGATGATAAGCTGTTTTTTCATCTTCTAGAACCTGCGCCACACCGGGGGTTGATTCTAAGATATCGCGGACTTTGGGTATATAACTAGGGTCATTTACATAGATATGGGCAACTTGATGATCGGCAACCGCAAAAGCCGAACTAGCACCAGGATCGAGCAATTCGCGCCCTAATTCTTCTCTTACTGCTAATAAACCATTTTCTCGCAACACGCGATTTAGGTGGACTGGTTGCGAAACATCGGTAATACCATATTCTGATAGTACAATTACTTGAGCATTTCGAGCTTCATAGTAAGCAATCAAATCGCCACAAATAGCGTCAATTTCTTGCAAATCTTGGTGAATTAAGCTGTTTTTAGTGCCAAGACGCTGCAATACGTAATCTAAGTGAGGTAAATAAACTAAAGTTAGCGTCGGATTGTAACGTTCTTCCGTCCACTTAGCACTATCTGCAATCCACTGACTAGAAGTTATGTTTGTATTGGGTCCCCAGAAGTTAAATAAGGGAAATTGACCTAAATCATTGGTAATATGCGATCGCATTTCCCCAGGTTGGGTATAAATATCGGGAATTTTGCGACCATCGGCGGGATATAAAGGGCGCGGTGTAATAGCGTAATCTACCGAGGAGTACATATTGTACCACCAGAACAAATTAGCACAGGTAAAAGACGAATCGAGCGATCGGGCCATATCCCAAATTTTCGGCGCTTGGACTAATTTATTTGATTGTTTCCAAAATTTCACTTCGCATTCATCGCGGAAGTACCACCCATTCCCAACAATGCCATGTTCGTCAGGTAATTTGCCAGTTAAATAAGTTGCTTGTGCTGTACAAGTAACTGCTGGGAGTACGGGTTTAATATTGGCTAGTTGTCCATTTTTTGCCCAACGGGATAAATGAGGGGTGTGTTCTCCAAGTAAGCTAGGGGTTAAGCCAACGACATTTAAAACAACTGTTTTTTGCATAGTTTTTATGGGAGTTAATTTAAAAAATTGCGGTTTGTAGGGGCGCAATGTATTGCGCCCCTACGCTTTTTGGGGGGAAAACATGGAATAATCTTGTTTAGAAAATCCTTAGGAGATCGCAGCAGGTTGTGGTTGAATCGCCAAGCCTTTTTGTAATACCCACTCATACTCTCTTTGGATAGATGCGAGTATATCGATTTTCATTTCTGGTGGTAAAACATCCCAAGTATAGGTTTCAATTTCTAGATGCTGACAAACAGGATTTGCTTGGAGTAATTGCAAAACTGCCACAATATCATCTTGGGTAGATTGCAAAAGTTGATAATCGTGGATAAAAATAGGTACGTGAAAATGCGATCGCCATTCTTGAGCTTTTGAATTTTTTAGATGTGGTAAAGCTGTAACTAAATCGGGGTAATGATGCAATGAACCATCTGAGTAACGTTCGATAACTTGATGCAAGTAAGTAGATTCAGCAAAAGGACACAAACGTGCTAGTAAAACCTCTCTATTTGTAGGTAAAGCAACTTTTATTGCTGCACTTAGCTGAATTTTACCGATTTTGATGTCAGAGTCCTGAAAACGAGCAAAAACCGTAGCCGGGTTTTCGTATTCCACTGCAAAATGACAAGTATCGTAGCAAATACGAATATGTTCGAGTAATTGCGTCTTGGCTAATTTGGGAGAGATACCCAAAGATTTAGATAGAATTGCGCCGCTAACTGGGAGTAACCAGTTAGTAAAAAAATCAATTACTTCTGTTGTATTTTCGAGCAATCCATCGGGTTCAGGTTCTATATCTAGATGTATGAGTTTCCCGGTTTGCTGGCGAATTGTGATTAATTCAGCAGTGAGGGAAGCAAGATTAAGACAACTAGAATTGAAAATGTGACTTTCGGCAATGCGATCGCCTTTCCACCAGGGTTTGTAAGATATAGGTAAAGTAGAAATCCCCCCTTCCATACCTTGAGGTAATAAAGCGGAGAGAATTTTAGCTAAATTGATTGTGTAATCTAAACGTTCTTGTGTAGACCAATCCGGCGAATAAACGGCATCTTTGACAACTTGGTGATGAAATCCGCCATAAGGAAAGCCATTGAGAGTAAATACATACAAGTCTTGATTTGTTAACCAAGACTGAAATTGAGTTAAATTATCTTTTTCTAATAGTTCTTTTGCAGCAATGTTTGCTAAACGCAGTCCAATCCCAAAAGAGTTTTCTGGAGATAAGCGCGACTTTAGAACAGGGATATAATGCTTTAAATTGGCAAAAACTTCATTCCAACCTTCGCCAGGATGAATATTAGTGCAGTAAGTTAGATGGATATTGTCTTTACCGATTTGCATAATTTTTGTTTTCGATCGTAAAAAAGTCGATATAAAAGGCGGAAATTTTCTAAACCCTCACCTAACTACTGCTAGGACGCACAGAGATCGAACATTTACAGATAAGACATTAATTTTCTAAACCCTCACCTAACTACTAGCTAGGACGCACAGAGATCAAACATTTACAGATATGACATTAATTTTCTAAACCCTCACCTAACTACTAGCTAGGACGCACAGAGATCGAACACTTACAGATATGACATTGTTTGCAGGGGGTTTGGGGGAGGCAACTCGTCCCCCAATGGGGGGTTTGGGGGGCAGACCCCCCAATATTTGGTTTTATATTGAAAATTTAGAAAAGCATTTTAAAGCGCCAACAGTTCCCTAATAGCGTCCAAATAAATAGAGACATCAACCTCATGCACCTCGACCCCTTGACCGATTCCTTCTAAAAGCATCAAAGTCAATTCGCCCCCTAAATGCTCTCTAAACTCCATCAACCCGCCAAGTAAACACCGAGAAGTAGGAGGAGAATTTAGTTGTTCAGCAAGTTCTGGAACAGATAAAGTAAACCCAATAGCCACAAGCGTATTAATAATTTGTTGCCATTCGGTTCGAGATAGCAGCCCAGACAAGTAAGAATAAGTGCTATCAAGGGCAATACCAATTGCTACCGCTTCCCCATGCCGCAAGCGAAAATCAGTTAATTGTTCTAACTTATGCGCCGCCCAGTGACCAAAATCGAGAGGACGAGAAGAACCCATTTCAAAAGCATCGCCGCTAGTAGCAATATGTTCTAAATGTAACTGAGCGCAACGATAAATCAATTGCTGCATAACTTCCATGTCTCGCTGCGCTAACTGTTTGGCATTAGACACAATAAAATCAAAAAAGTCAGCATCTTTAATTAAAGCTACCTTAATTGCTTCAGCAATGCCCGATCGCCAATCGCGATCGCTCAACGTAGTCAAAAAGTTAAAATCATTGAAAACTGCGTAAGGTGCGGCAAAACTGCCTAAAAAGTTCTTCTTTCCAAAAGCATTAATTCCATTTTTTACCCCCA from Synechocystis sp. PCC 7509 includes these protein-coding regions:
- the trpA gene encoding tryptophan synthase subunit alpha, translating into MNAISQRLKTLRQAKQCALIPFITAGDPDLETTAAALKVLDRNGADLIELGVPYSDPLADGPVIQAAATRALHKGTKLEQVLEIVAKVSPEIQAPIILFTYYNPILNRGIKPFLEQIAKVGVKGLVVPDLPLEEADELLEAAAKVGIEVILLVAPTSSETRIKAISAKSQGFIYLVSVTGVTGMRSQIQSRVKDLLVEMREVTDKPIGVGFGISKPEQAKQVMEWGADAVIVGSAFVRALETGTPTEGLQAVEKLCQELKSAIAPVKQPVASL
- the trpC gene encoding indole-3-glycerol phosphate synthase TrpC, with amino-acid sequence MSFIRQSHRSYEVTATQINPRQILAQIVQHKEQEIAQMRQQLTLGDLQRQLKAAPPVRDFLHALQNSPNYPSLIAEVKKASPSKGIIRQDFDPVEIATGYVRGGAACLSVLTDSKFFQGSFENLQNIRPTVAVPLLCKEFVIHPYQIYKARVAGADAVLLIAAILSDQKLQEFLYLIHSLGMNALVEVHTLAECDRVLKLADLRLMGINNRNLETFNVDLATTSQLMQERSQPLTSLGLTVVSESGLYSSADLAFVASAGVRSVLVGESLIKQPDVEQAVRSLLDNKTS
- a CDS encoding anthranilate synthase, whose translation is MMFDSHCYTTKSGINVSRKATEVALETALEDILWSLNSQRGGLLGSSYEYPGRYKRWAMGFVNPPLELSTCDRNFTIKALNKRGKILIAFLAEKLTKKSQLETITVDANCIAGSIVQSDRLFAEEERSRQPSAFSIVREILHAFYSHEDEHLGLYGAFGYDLVYQFESVPKTQTRPEDQRDLVLYLPDELVIVDYYLQSAYLLQYEFETQYGNTTGLPRLGEAIDYRGSRAIVERNVDHAPGEYASKVHTALEYFRRGDLFEVVPSQNFYAACEEAPSKLFQTLQQINPSPYGFIFNLGGEYLIGASPEMFVRVEGKRIETCPISGTISRGQNAIDDADQILILLNSGKDAAELTMCTDVDRNDKSRICEPGSVRVIGRRQIELYSHLIHTVDHVEGLLRPEFDALDAFLTHTWAVTVTGAPKRAAMQFLEQHEHSVRRWYGGAVGCLTFNGDLNTGLILRTIRLKDSIAEVRAGATVLYDSIAEAEEQETRTKAAALFETISRAKIIPNSSLPNNEYVSISDPGVQGKTKRVLLIDYEDSFVHTLANYLRQTGATVTTLRHGFAESVLDDEDPDLVVLSPGPGRPDDFGVPDTVKACVRRQLPIFGVCLGLQGIVEAFGGELGVLDYPQHGKSSRIIVTDPDSGTFQGLPESFEVGRYHSLFALPQKLPPELKVTAISHDDVIMGIEHQTLPIAAVQFHPESIMSLAGEVGLAIIANIVCTYAKDRPPQHQVLNGIVFSNS
- a CDS encoding alkaline phosphatase family protein, translating into MQKTVVLNVVGLTPSLLGEHTPHLSRWAKNGQLANIKPVLPAVTCTAQATYLTGKLPDEHGIVGNGWYFRDECEVKFWKQSNKLVQAPKIWDMARSLDSSFTCANLFWWYNMYSSVDYAITPRPLYPADGRKIPDIYTQPGEMRSHITNDLGQFPLFNFWGPNTNITSSQWIADSAKWTEERYNPTLTLVYLPHLDYVLQRLGTKNSLIHQDLQEIDAICGDLIAYYEARNAQVIVLSEYGITDVSQPVHLNRVLRENGLLAVREELGRELLDPGASSAFAVADHQVAHIYVNDPSYIPKVRDILESTPGVAQVLEDEKTAYHLNHFRSGELVAIASSNSWFTYYYWLDDACAPDFASTVDIHRKPGYDPVELFIDPQIKVPQLKVGLKLLQKKLGFRYLMDVIPMDANLVRGSHGAINVSPQDQPIFITQKSNLLDVNTIAATDVCKLLIRHLTE
- the eboE gene encoding metabolite traffic protein EboE; amino-acid sequence: MQIGKDNIHLTYCTNIHPGEGWNEVFANLKHYIPVLKSRLSPENSFGIGLRLANIAAKELLEKDNLTQFQSWLTNQDLYVFTLNGFPYGGFHHQVVKDAVYSPDWSTQERLDYTINLAKILSALLPQGMEGGISTLPISYKPWWKGDRIAESHIFNSSCLNLASLTAELITIRQQTGKLIHLDIEPEPDGLLENTTEVIDFFTNWLLPVSGAILSKSLGISPKLAKTQLLEHIRICYDTCHFAVEYENPATVFARFQDSDIKIGKIQLSAAIKVALPTNREVLLARLCPFAESTYLHQVIERYSDGSLHHYPDLVTALPHLKNSKAQEWRSHFHVPIFIHDYQLLQSTQDDIVAVLQLLQANPVCQHLEIETYTWDVLPPEMKIDILASIQREYEWVLQKGLAIQPQPAAIS
- a CDS encoding 3-dehydroquinate synthase, which translates into the protein MATNTKSKISYNLKPIEQCVPVSFRYDVLFTNGLFQVGNPLLAQTIVAEGGETTRAIAVVDSGLMEHHPQILAQITDYINFYGEVLTLATEPMVVPGGESAKNDPQLLTQIHEVINNVGLCRHSYVLAIGGGAVLDMVGYAAATAHRGVRLIRIPTTALAQNDSSVGVKNGINAFGKKNFLGSFAAPYAVFNDFNFLTTLSDRDWRSGIAEAIKVALIKDADFFDFIVSNAKQLAQRDMEVMQQLIYRCAQLHLEHIATSGDAFEMGSSRPLDFGHWAAHKLEQLTDFRLRHGEAVAIGIALDSTYSYLSGLLSRTEWQQIINTLVAIGFTLSVPELAEQLNSPPTSRCLLGGLMEFREHLGGELTLMLLEGIGQGVEVHEVDVSIYLDAIRELLAL